A window of Glycine soja cultivar W05 chromosome 2, ASM419377v2, whole genome shotgun sequence genomic DNA:
cggCGAAAAAGAGTATAGATTAATAATGTAAATGGTACCAGAAGTACCTACAACCATGTGCATAAAATACTCAGCACATTCGTATCAAAtggttataaattatttacgaGATCTTTGtgtcataaatattatataaccaCCATTACAGGAAACCATAAGCccataaaatcaattatatggattggattttaaaattgaaccacttatattttaaaaaaaaaaaaccggtTAGCTTGTTTATTGACAAAATTGGTTATAGTTTAAAAGTAGTTATAAGTTGctccaaaatgaaaatttaaaattggttttttgaactaatactaattttaaatttattttaaaatttagttatatagaaaatatatttagaacTAATTcagttaaaaatagtttttagccataattagttttaataatttttaaagtcaactaattgaatattttgtttgattttgaaagatgacatacatttttttttcatgtaaacATTTTGTTGTCTAGATTTTGACACGTCTAATGCTtagtttgattaaaaattatcaatgatATAAAAAGTCATTATATGAATATTACATACTAGAACTGGTCTCACTGTGCTTTTCACAGGTAGTTACACAGTAAAAAGTAAGAGAGAACATGtgcagtaaaaataaataaaaaagactttCATGGCATAACAAAGCAACACGTGTAATGTAGCTGGacagattttatatatattgagatgatataaatttttataatataatcaggaataatatttaattaacgcataacattaattaataaaggGCATTCAATGTGacacaatttaattttagagtttaataatcatctaacattataaaatagttttagacTGATATTCAATCacaaaacaattttaatataattttttaaaacaattattataaaaatcaataaatttattatatatatgctgatttataattaattgatgCTGTAGAATTATTCTAACACATAAcatattttctcttaattttggaGATTGAATTTATTCATAACCATAGTTTGTCAAGAGTTGTTCTCCAGTGAAAAATTGGACTTGGTTTTGTCAATGTTCTTGCAAGAACTAGTTGAATCACTCCATGATGCTTGATCAGAGTCGATTGTTGTTTCATGGGGATAAAAAACAGGCTTTGGAGGCATATCAATATTTTCAACCTTTCCTTCAAGCATCTCTACAACCTTCTTCATTGAAGGACGATCATTTGGTTTTAATTGTATACACCAAAGGGAAACTATGAACATCTTTTTCACTAGAATCTTATCCTCTTCTGAGACCTCTTCCATGTGAATATCCTTTTCTTCCATAAAATGATCATAGATCCAAAAGGGGAAGAAATGTTGGCTTGAGTGCTCTGTGTGAGGATTTGAGTTCCTCCTTCTACTTCCCATTTCCATCAAAAGCATTCCAAAGCTATAGACGTCTGCCTTATATGACACTCCACCAATATTTTTGTAGAATAATTCTGGAGCCATGTAACCAAAAGTTCCTCTTAGTCCAGTTAAAATAATTGACTTATCTTTGATAGGATATAGCTTTGCAAGTCCAAAATCCGAAACCTTTGGAATGAAGTTATCATCTAGAAGAATATTATGAGGCTTGATATCAAAATGTAGAATTTGCACATCACAATCTTGATGCAAATAAGCAATCCCACGAGCTATGCCAAGACATATTTCATATGTTTTGTCATAACTTAAGGAGACACTTTCTTCTTTAGAGAAAATGTATTTATCCAATGAACCATTAGGCATGAATTCATAAACTAGAGCATGCTTTTCTCCTTCAGCACAATATCCAATAAGACGCACCACATTCACGTGATGTATTCTTCCAATTGTAGCCACTTCACTGATAAAATCTTGTCCTCTAGTTTTGGATTTGGTCAACATCTTTATTGCCACATCTAGCCCGCTTCGAAGTTTTCCTTTGTATACAGAGCCGAAACCTCCTTCACCCAATTTCACTTTGAAATCTttggtcattttttttatttctctgtaTTCATACCTAATAGGATTTAGATTGCTATCtagcaaaaaaatttcaatgttttcaTACATTGAATAATGTCTACGTCGCCACATATAGATATATAGCATTAGTAAAAGTGTGATTCCAAATAGCAATCTGGTTGCCAGGAATATTGCTATAGCATTTTGTTCAAAGAATTCTGCTTCACTATCCCAGCTTGTTAGTTGCTCACGATATCTTATTCTATTTACATATCCTGTAAAGATAAATATTGTTGAATGTGTGAGGAAATAAAGCATGTTTTGGTCTAATCGATAAGTTTATTCAAATATGAAATCAGTTGACAAATTAATAGATAAGTTGTATTACCCATTATAACGCTTTTAAGATAACCTGCAAAAATAAAAGACTacgtgaataaaaaataataatgatatagtaacatgaaaacaaaataacactTGTTCAAAACTTGTTTTTGATACACATCTTACAAAAAATTAgtgtattatttaaatatttataaatagtcaaatattttaaagtttatatCTATTTTGGATCTAATTCAACCCAAGTCCATagacaaattaaaaacacatcAGTAAATCAACACCTCATGGTAACATCAACTATTTGACTTAGGGGTTACTATTGTAAGCTTGACTTGGCCATTCCAAACAAGTTCTAATCAACCTTGACCAAAGCATAAACACACAAATAGCCCAAAAGGCTAAAGAAGTCCCCTAACAACATCAATGATAGATTTCCTTATCAATTAAGGAATAATTCAAAAGACTCCTATTATTCTACCAAAAGATAGAAGGCTTATCATAAAGAAGATAATCGTTTTATCTCAAGTTATATTTTCAACAGAGACCTAAAAGGCAATACAATTCTACACTTTAATGCTATATTTGgtaggagagaaaaaaatgagagaaagagaaataaaCAAGAAATAGTGTAAGTCTCACACACCTTCTAcacaatattttaattcaaatatatatatatatatatatatatatatatatatatatatatatatatatatatatatatatatatatatatatatatatatatatattattttcattctcCGTGTCAAACATATAGCATAAGTATGCCTAAATCCCTAGCCAACTATATACGGCTATAAATCTGGCCTATTATGGCTTAAGCATTGGAGTCTTTATTAAATAACTTCTTCCCCGCTTTCCCAACTAGGAAGTAGGAACCAACGCACCTAGAAAGTTTGTGAAAAGAACATCGAGACTCCCATTTCTTAGGATCGGCAAAAAAAgactatatatattaatcaataaaaatggTACCAGAAGTA
This region includes:
- the LOC114385904 gene encoding LEAF RUST 10 DISEASE-RESISTANCE LOCUS RECEPTOR-LIKE PROTEIN KINASE-like 2.8, translating into MCVLLPSFLFSQSMVTFLAIIILVLLFQQTCLAKQHHHHPPCYSSCGEIHNITYPFRLKGDPISCGDQDYELDCVENVTVMTLFSGKFHVQEINYKRYEIRLTDAGVVEDIACSIPRYFFNLYNFTYIGGLNYSAYGPLSFSGYPQYAVFLNCTTPVTDDPRYVAVKVNGNCDSSSVGHIYAILVTDDDDRFGFTLTDIKVGCRLKVATFANWKYNNREVNVSYSDINKWLHHGIWMSWFFPVICRDRCGKGVSCYIDQTTRETRCADSYCQIFGIQTYKCGIRNQILEYMRQILGYTVGYLKSVIMGYVNRIRYREQLTSWDSEAEFFEQNAIAIFLATRLLFGITLLLMLYIYMWRRRHYSMYENIEIFLLDSNLNPIRYEYREIKKMTKDFKVKLGEGGFGSVYKGKLRSGLDVAIKMLTKSKTRGQDFISEVATIGRIHHVNVVRLIGYCAEGEKHALVYEFMPNGSLDKYIFSKEESVSLSYDKTYEICLGIARGIAYLHQDCDVQILHFDIKPHNILLDDNFIPKVSDFGLAKLYPIKDKSIILTGLRGTFGYMAPELFYKNIGGVSYKADVYSFGMLLMEMGSRRRNSNPHTEHSSQHFFPFWIYDHFMEEKDIHMEEVSEEDKILVKKMFIVSLWCIQLKPNDRPSMKKVVEMLEGKVENIDMPPKPVFYPHETTIDSDQASWSDSTSSCKNIDKTKSNFSLENNS